One window from the genome of Nicotiana tomentosiformis chromosome 5, ASM39032v3, whole genome shotgun sequence encodes:
- the LOC104098114 gene encoding uncharacterized protein, with protein sequence MHGSSSIYNQAKRKCEDLLKQKHSTQTSFDRQSTQTKLEYKIRLKASIEVVRLLLNQGLAFRGHHEDESSLNKGNFLEILSRYTERCDKIRDLVLKKAPKNDQLTSHKIQKDIIIACKIETVKEIMDDLNGDFFALLVDESCDVSRKDQLATVMRYVNRCGSMVEHFIGIVHVRNTTALCLKKAIVDYLAQHSLNLSYVHGQCYDGASNMQGDLRGLKTLIQQESKSAYFIYCFAHQLQLTLVAVSKKYLEVGELVLLVSNVLNIVGGSFKRMDDLRESQAEKVQEALDMGELETGRGLNQELGLARAADTRWGSHYKSFKNFISIFGSIIDVLDTIVVDVRTLKERAKAKGYLSTCQTFEVAFMLHLMRDILAITNELNTSLQKKEQDIANAILLVEVAKKRLQKLREEECDSLIDKIIDWQVQELNARFNEVTTNLLVGLACLNPVDSFFSFDINKILRMTELYPDDFDENIMVTLKNQLETCIVDVRDVDERFSNLQGLVDLSETLVKTKKHLNYPFVFRLVKFALLLPVATATVERTFSAMKSIKSELRNRMNDEFMSGCLVPYVERKIFNTISDETIMNTFQEIKTRRGQL encoded by the exons ATGCATGGGTCGAGCAGTATTTATAATCAGGCAAAAAGGAAATGTGAAGATCTATTAAAACAAAAACATTCAACTCAAACTTCATTTGATAGGCAATCCACTCAAACCAAGCTCGAATACAAAATTCGCTTGAAGGCTTCAATTGAGGTGGTAAGACTCCTATTGAATCAAGGATTGGCATTTCGTGGACATCATGAAGATGAATCATCATTAAACAAGGGTAACTTTCTTGAGATTCTTTCACGGTATACAGAGAGGTGCGATAAAATTCGTGATCTTGTGTTGAAAAAGGCTCCAAAGAATGATCAGTTGACTTCTCATAAAATTCAAAAAGACATTATCATTGCATGTAAAATAGAAACAGTTAAAGAAATTATGGACGATCTAAATGGAGACTTTTTTGCATTACTAGTTGATGAATCATGTGATGTATCACGCAAAGATCAATTAGCTACTGTCATGCGATATGTTAATAGATGTGGATCTATGGTGGAGCATTTTATTGGGATCGTTCATGTTCGTAATACTACTGCTTTGTGTTTAAAGAAAGCAATTGTTGATTACCTTGCTCAACATTCTTTGAATTTATCTTATGTGCATGGACAGTGCTATGATGGAGCAAGCAACATGCAAGGGGATTTACGTGGCCTCAAAACTTTGATTCAACAAGAAAGTAAATCTGCTTATTTCATTTATTGTTTTGCACACCAACTTCAATTGACTCTTGTTGCGGTATCCAAAAAGTATCTTGAAGTGGGAGAACTTGTATTGTTGGTTTCTAATGTATTGAATATAGTGGGAGGTTCTTTTAAACGTATGGATGATCTTCGAGAATCTCAAGCAGAAAAAGTTCAAGAGGCATTAGACATGGGTGAACTTGAAACTGGTAGGGGTTTGAATCAAGAACTTGGTCTTGCTAGAGCTGCCGATACTCGTTGGGGTTCACACTACAAATCTTTTAAGAACTTTATTTCTATATTTGGCTCAATTATTGATGTTCTTGATACTATCGTTGTTGATGTCCGGACTTTAAAAGAAAGAGCTAAGGCAAAGGGATATCTTAGCACTTGTCAAACATTTGAGGTTGCTTTCATGTTGCACCTAATGAGAGATATTTTGGCGATCACAAATGAGCTTAATACGTCCTTACAAAAAAAGGAGCAAGATATTGCAAATGCTATTCTACTTGTTGAAGTGGCAAAGAAACGGTTGCAAAAGTTAAGAGAAGAAGAATGTGATTCACTTATTGATAAG ATTATTGATTGGCAAGTTCAAGAACTCAATGCTCGTTTTAATGAGGTGACAACGAACTTGCTTGTTGGACTAGCTTGCTTAAATCCAGTTGACTCATTTTTCAGTTTTGACATAAACAAGATATTGAGGATGACTGAATTATATCCTGATGATTTTGATGAGAATATAATGGTTACACTCAAGAATCAGCTTGAAACTTGTATTGTTGATGTTCGTGATGTTGATGAAAGGTTCTCAAATTTACAAGGACTTGTTGATCTTTCTGAAACACTAGTTAAGACAAAGAAGCATTTGAATTATCCATTTGTGTTTCGCCTTGTGAAATTTGCTTTGCTTCTACCTGTTGCCACTGCTACCGTTGAAAGAACTTTTTCGGCGATGAAGTCGATCAAGAGTGAATTGCGAAACCGAATGAATGACGAATTCATGAGCGGTTGTTTGGTACCTTAtgtagaaagaaaaatatttaacaCCATTTCTGATGAGACTATTATGAATACGTTTCAGGAAATAAAAACTCGTAGAGGACAGTTGTAa